The Malus sylvestris chromosome 12, drMalSylv7.2, whole genome shotgun sequence genome contains a region encoding:
- the LOC126592139 gene encoding auxin-responsive protein SAUR68-like, with translation MDMIVMSPKRLIKMARKLQKTADMGIKKISNPRVVGNNSNNTDCNSMGEKGTFVIYTVDKKRYMLPLSYLHNCIFQKLFKLSEEEFGLSSSRPIIVPCDSLFMNYIVSLFQRGITTDLEKALLINSTISSSCFIGSINLHQGQIGQQLLLSGY, from the coding sequence atggACATGATCGTTATGAGTCCCAAGAGACTCATCAAAATGGCTAGGAAATTGCAGAAGACAGCTGATATGGGGATAAAGAAAATTTCAAACCCAAGAGTAGTTGGTAACAACTCCAATAATACAGACTGCAACTCGATGGGCGAAAAGGGTACTTTTGTCATCTACACTGTTGATAAGAAGCGTTACATGCTGCCATTGTCTTATCTCCATAACTGCATTTTTCAAAAGCTTTTTAAGCTGTCTGAAGAAGAATTTGGACTCTCAAGTAGTCGGCCTATCATCGTTCCATGTGACTCGCTCTTCATGAATTACATAGTCTCACTCTTCCAACGTGGAATAACTACGGATTTGGAGAAAGCTTTACTGATCAACTCTACCATTAGTAGTAGCTGCTTCATTGGTTCTATTAATTTACATCAAGGACAAATAGGACAACAATTACTCCTTTCCGGTTACTGA
- the LOC126592140 gene encoding uncharacterized protein LOC126592140, whose amino-acid sequence MASSSLMEIQVPKHAKGERSAKVPLLPVSHSPNSKSHISTRFTNVSTTPTIAKFTFLIFLSLITLAIIVFLPLIRKELTLGPQAPVVQLTALSVHKFNVSARNLTAEWDVILKIANPNLLSSVWFNRLEGFVLYEDRPLAIETMEPFGLPMKTKTELHLRLRMANWEGDQPALKQGMLNKMTKDRELGCVRFSVQMAVWATYRSGWWWSAQHVIMNPQCLDLQIGFVPGATAIGFGILMGDVPRTCYVPMLDE is encoded by the coding sequence ATGGCTTCGTCATCTTTGATGGAGATTCAAGTACCAAAGCATGCAAAAGGAGAGCGCTCAGCCAAGGTTCCCTTACTTCCCGTTTCACACAGCCCTAATTCAAAATCCCATATTTCGACAAGGTTTACCAATGTCTCCACTACACCAACCATTGCCAAATTCACCTTCCTCATTTTTCTCTCCTTGATCACTCTTGCCATCATCGTATTTCTACCGTTAATACGCAAGGAGCTCACTCTAGGCCCCCAAGCCCCCGTTGTCCAACTTACTGCCTTATCCGTGCACAAATTCAACGTCTCCGCCAGAAACCTAACAGCCGAATGGGACGTCATTTTGAAAATTGCTAACCCTAATCTTCTCTCCTCTGTTTGGTTCAACCGGCTCGAAGGTTTCGTTCTGTATGAGGACAGACCGCTTGCCATCGAAACAATGGAGCCATTCGGTCTGCCCATGAAGACAAAAACAGAACTGCATCTCAGGCTTAGAATGGCGAATTGGGAAGGGGATCAACCAGCGCTTAAGCAAGGGATGTTGAATAAGATGACGAAAGATAGAGAACTGGGGTGTGTGAGATTTAGTGTTCAGATGGCGGTCTGGGCAACGTATAGGAGTGGTTGGTGGTGGTCGGCGCAACATGTGATTATGAATCCTCAGTGTTTAGATTTGCAGATTGGGTTTGTGCCAGGCGCCACAGCTATAGGTTTTGGAATATTGATGGGTGATGTACCCAGGACGTGCTATGTTCCCATGCTAGATgagtaa